Genomic segment of Hyalangium ruber:
TCGCAGGTAGGAATGATAGGAAGAACCTCACGGGTCAGCACCCTACCAAGGGGGGCAGACATCCACGGCCCTACCCAACCGCTCCGAAGCCGAACTCCGCGTCCCATAAAGAGAAACGGCTCCCGCCCAAGCGGGAGCCGTCCCTGGAGTACACGTTGAAGCGAGCTGTTACTTCTCCATCACGGGAGCGATGATGACGACATCGCGGGCGACCTTGTCGTCCCCCTTCGTCACGAAGGAGGCGCGCACCTCGGTGCCCTCCTCGAAGTCATCCAGCTCCACCGCCAGGTTGTTCTGCGTCACGCGGGTCTGGTCGTCGGTCTTCAGCTTCATCTCGGCGTTGCTGCCAGGAACGAGGATCACCAGCGAATCACCCATGGTGGACTGCACGCGGCCCTGGACGGTGGCGTTGGCCGCCACGGTGCCAGCGCTGTCCTTGCGCTGCTCCGCGAGGCGCTCGTGCTCGGCCTGGGACAGCTCCGCCTGCTCCTCGGCCACATCCTGCTGGGCTTCGGCGATCTCTTCCTGATCCTCGGCTCTCAGGCCGGTCCCCTTCTCGGCCGCGTTCTGACGAATGTCCGTGATCTCCTTCTGGGCCTCCTGCTGCGCCTCGGCCAGATCCTGCCGCTCCTTCTGGACCTCATCGCGCTTGCAGCCCGCCGTCAGAGCAAGCCCCGCCACCGCCGCCACCGTCATCATGAGCTTTCGCATACACCCTCTCCTTTTCTTGCCTGGCCAGGGAGCAAGGCTCCCCAGCGGGATTGGGCAGAAAGTGGGTGCTGGCTCAGTCCTTGAACAGCACTTGCCAGGGACGTGAGGCGCCCTAGGGGCAGCGAGCGGGCGAGCAGGCACTCCGTGAGCTGCTCGCCTCGCGAGCCCGAGTGTTCGCGGGGTTACGGCCCTCCGTCGGTGCCACCGTCCAGGGAGACTCCCCCGTCGTCACAGAAGGGCGCGCCGCCCGTCGCCCACCGGCCCAGCAGCACGCGCTCGGCGGCCGAGGGCTCCGGGTTGCCCGGCGGCGGCATGTCCTGGAAGTCCAGGGCGCGCTGCTTGATACGAGGGGCCATGTTCTTCGCCCCCTTGGGCTGCCCCGCGTCGGGCTCGTAGTAGTCCAGCCGGAAGTCGATCCGATTGCTGCCCGAGGTATCCGCTCCGTGGCAGCTCGAGATGCAGTTGGCGGCGAGGATGGGCTGGATCTCCGCGCAGTAGGTGGGGATCGGCCCGTCGTCCCTTCCCCCGTCCGTGACTTCGGGCATGGCCAGCGCCTCGCAGGTCCGGCCTGCCCCCGCGCGTGCCGCGACGCACACGTAGGGTTCCGGGCAGTCCTCGGCGATCTCACAGCTCTTCCCGGCGAAGTCACTCACCGACACGACACAGCCGACCACGGCCATGACGGCAAGGAGGCACACAGTCGAGACGGCTCTTGTCATGGTGGCTCAGTTCCCCCCTGCGTCCGGGGTTCCCCCGTCGCTGCAGAAGGGTGCTCCTCCCACCGCCCAGCGGGCCAGCAGCGCGCGCTCCGCGTCAGAGGGCTTCGGGTCCGAGGGGGGCATGGTCTGGAAGTCGAAGGCGCGCACCTTGATCCGGGTGGCCATGGCCTTGGCGCCCTTGGGCTGGCTCGTGTCGGCCGACTCGTAATAGTCCAGCCGGAAGTCGCTCCGGTTGCTGCCCTCGGTCAGCGCCCCGTGGCAGGTCGAGACGCAGTTGGCGGCGAGGATGGGCTGGATCTCCGCGCAGTACGTGGGCACCACGGTGCCTCCGTCGGTCGGGCCCCCATCGGTCGACCCCCCATCGGGGGTGCCAGGGCGAGGTGGGTAGATGACCTCGCAGAAGCGCTGCCCCTCCGGCCCCGCGCAGGTATAGGACTCGGGGCAGTCCGCGTCGAACGCGCACTCCCGCCCCGCCTGCTCATCCTGGGAAATGATACAGCCCGCCGCCGTCAGCACGGCCGCGAGCGCGAGAAAACCACCTGTCTGCCTTGCGTCCACGCGTCCTCTTAGAAGTGGTAGGTGAGGCTCGCCGCATCCGCGGCAGGCTCCGGAAGCAACTCCAGCAACAACCCGTAAGCGAGCGTGAGGCCCGCCACCCCGTACATCACATTCGCGGTGGCTGAGGCGGTACGCGCGCGATCCAGCGCGGCGCGCGCCTCTCGGGCTGACTCGAGGCTCTGCGCCCGCTTCGCCTCGCCCCGGGAGAAGTAGCCAAACCCCACGCCCCCGAGCAACAGGGCGCCGCCAGCGACGTAGGCGTACCGGTGTCCTCGGATGAAGGGCTCGGGCTCACGCGCGGGCGCATCCAGCGTGGGGACCGCCGGAGCCGAGGCCTTGGAAGGAGCCTGGACCGGAGCCGAGGCCTTGGAAGGAGCCTGGGCCGGAGTCGAAGTCTTGGCCGGAGGCGAGGAAGGCTCTGGCTCCGCGGTGAGCTTGGCGGCCGGAGCCAGGGGGGCCTCGTCCGCGGGACGAGCCTTCTTTTCGGCGGCGGCCGCGGGCAGGGCAAGCGTCAACGCCAAAACGGAGGCGGTGAGCTGGCGGGGAGCGGTGAACATGGCGGCGAGTATAGCGGGGGCGCCACGTACCGCAGCAGTCCGTGTGCGTTGACAGGGCGGGAAGGTGCCTGTAGTGCGTCGGCGTTCCAGGCAAGGAGCGGTCCGCCGTGCAGGTGTGGGTGAACGGAGAAGCGCGTGAGCTGCCCGAGGGCACGACCCTCTCTGCCCTCCTCGAGCTGCTGCGAGTCGGGGGCAAGGGCGTGGCGGTCGAAGTGAACGCGGAGGTGGTCCGCAAGGCCCTCCACGCCGAGCACCGCCTCCAGCCCGAGGATCGCGTGGAGATCGTCACCTTCGTGGGCGGCGGTTAAGGAGAGCACATGAGCACCCAGGACACCCCCTTCACCCTCCAGCCCGAGGATCGCGTGGAGATCGTCACCTTCGTGGGCGGCGGTTAAGGAGAGCACATGAGCATCCAGGACACCCCCTTCACCCTCGCGGGCGTCACCTTCCAGTCACGGCTCATCGTCGGCACGGGCAAGTACCCCAGCCACGAGGTGATGAAGCAGTGCCACGAGGCCTCCGGCGCGGAGATGGTCACCGTGGCCGTGCGCCGGCTGGACCTGAAGGCGCGCGGCGAGGCGTCGCTGATGAACTGGATCGACACCTCGCGCATGCGCCTGCTGCCCAACACGGCCCTCTGCTACACGGCCGAGGACGCAGTGCGCACCTGCCGGCTCGCCGAGGAGCTGGGCATGAGCAAGTGGGTGAAGCTCGAGGTGCTCGGCGACGAGAAGACCCTCTACCCGGACGTCGAGGAGACGCTGAAGGCGGCCCGCATCCTGGTGAAGGAGGGCTTCACCGTGCTGCCCTACACCACCGATGACCCCATCACCGCGCGCAAGCTGGAGGACATCGGCTGCGCCGCGGTCATGCCGCTGGCGGCCCCCATTGGCTCGGGGCTTGGCATCCGCAACCCGCACAACATCCGCCTCATCCGCGAGACCGTGAAGGTGCCCGTCATCGTGGACGCGGGCGTGGGCACGGCCTCCGACGCCGCCATCGCCATGGAGCTGGGCATCGACGCGGTGCTGATGAACACCGCCATCGCCGGCGCGAAGGAGCCGGTGCGGATGGCCGTGGCCATGCGCAAGGCCGTGGAAGCGGGCCGGGAGGCCTTCCTCGCCGGCCGCATCCCGCGCAAGGCGTACGGCTCCGCCTCCAGCCCCCTCCAGGGACTCGTCGAGTAGTGCCCACGCCGCCCCGCCTGGTCGTCATCACCGACTGGCGGCTTCCCCGGCAGCGGCTGCTCGCTGCCCTCGATCAGGCGCTGGCAGCGGGCCCCGAGGTGGCGGTCCAGCACCGCCACCCGGACGCTCCCGTGCGCACCTTCCTCGAAGAGGCGCGGCTGCTGGCGGCGCTGTGTCGGGCCCGGGGCAACTCCCTCTTCGTCAACGGGAGGCTGGATGTCGCGCTCCTGGTGGACGCGCACCTGCACCTGCCCGTGAACAGCTTCAGGGTGGAGGACGTCCGGCCGCTCCTGCCTCCCGGGCGACTGGTGAGCGTCGCCGTTCATGACGCGGCCGAGGCCCGGCTCGCCCAGGGCGCGGATCTGGCGCTGGTGAGCCCGGTCTACGCTCCGGGCTCGAAACCGGGAGACACCCGCCCTGCGCTCGGGCCGGAAGGCTTCCAAGCCCTGGCGGCCGCCCTGCCCTGCCCCGCCCTGGCGCTTGGGGGAATCACTCCCGAGCGGGCGGCTCGCGTCCCCGGGGCGCATGGGTTCGCCGTCATCTCCTCCGTCCTGGAGGCCGAGGATCCCGCCGCCGTGGCGCGGGCCCTGCTGCGCTGAGTCGCGGTATGCTGCCCTCCTCGTGAACGCCCCCGGCATCAAGGACCTGCGCCCCCTCGCCCTTGGCGAGCTCATCGACCGCTCCGCCACCTTCTGGCGCGCCCACATCAAGCCGCTGTTCCTCCTGTGCTTCGGCTTCGAGCTCATCAACTACATCCTCAGCAAGAGCGTCGTGGTCGCCCTCGAGCGCGGCAACCTCTTCTTCAAGGGAGGCCCCGAGCTCCAATCCCGGATGGAGAACGACCCGACGAGCCTGTTCGGAGACCTCGGAACGATGATGGGGGCCACCAGCGTGCTCTGGGTGGTGCTCATCTGGAGCTACTGGCTCTCGACCCTCGTCGTCGCTCGCTACGTCGTCCCCGTCCAGCTGGGTGAGAGCGCGCTCCCGGCCGACGGGCTGCGCCGGGGCTTGCACCGCCTGGGCTCCTTCACCGGCGCCTATGTGCTCACCCAGCTGTGGGGGCTCGGCATCAGCCTGCTGATGATGCTCCCCGGCGGAGCCCTGATCCTGCTGGGGGCCCTCCTCAGCCAGACGGGCTCCAACTCGCGCCCCGCCACCATCGCCGGTCTCCTGCTCATCGCAGGCGGCGCCCTGCTCGCCATGCTGGGAGGCCTGGCCGCCCTCTTCTGGTACTTCCTGCGCTTCTCCCTCCTCGCCCCCGTCTTCGCCATGGAGGACCTGTCCACCCTCGGCTCCTTCCGGCGCTCGGGGGACCTCATCTCCGGCCGCGTGGCGCCCGGCTTCATGGGCCGCGTGAAGGTACGGGCGATGATCCTGTTCACCGTCGTGGCCGGCATCCTCATCGCCGTCAGCTTCGTCTCCGGCCTGCCCGCGTGGATCGTCCGCTTCGCCTACGGCAATCCGTTCGATGCCGCGGCAGCCGCCGCCAACCCCATCCCCCAGACCCTCCTCGTCCCCGTGGAGCTGCTCCAGGTCGTCGGGCAGTCCTTCTTCACTCCGCTGGCGCTCGTCTTCTCCGCCATGTTCTACCTGGACATGCGCATGCGCCGCGAAGGGCTGGATCTCGAGCGTCGCCTCGACAACCGCCCCCCCACCTCCGCCTGAGCGCCGCGTGCTGCCCCTCGCCCTTCCCCTGCTGCTCGCCGCCGTGCCTTGCGCGGACGTGGAGTCGGACCGCCAGCTCCTCGAACAGACCGCGCAGACCCGTCCCGCCGAGCTTCCCACCATCGTGGACGGCCTAGAGACCCGCGCGGGGGGAATGCCGCTGCGTCCGCCCGGGGACGTCTCCGTCGAGAAGCTCGCATCGGATGTCTCGGCCCGGTTGCGGGAGGCCTGCTCGCTCCAGGAAGCCGCCGCGCGCGAACAGGCGGCACTGCCCGAAAGCGAGCCCGCCCGCCTCCGCGCCATCCTCGATCGCCCTGAGTTCGCCCAGGCCCGCAAGCGAAACACCGATCTACTCCAGCGCTTGATGCGTCAGCTCGATGCCTGGCTGGACGGCTTCTTCCAATCCCGAGGCGCCCAGAGCTTCGCCGTCGCCACGCGCGCGGTGGTGCTGGGGCTTGCCCTGGCGGTGGTGCTCTGGGTGGCGCTGCGGCTGCGGCGCTGGCGCAGGCCCTCCCTCGCCCAGGCTCCCGGAGCCGTCGGGACTTCCACCGCCCTCGCGCTGGATTCTCCCGGCGAGCACCTGCGGCGGGCCCGAGAGTCCCTCTCCCAGGACACACGCGAAGCCATCCGCCAGGGGCTGCTGGCCCTGCTGTCCACCCTGGAAGAGCGACAGCTCGCCCGGCCTGACCGGGTGAAGACGAACCGGGAGCTCGCCGCCGAGCTGCCCGGACGTGGCGCCCCCGCCCCGCTCGTCCAGGAGGTGGAGCGGTTGGTGCGCTGGTACGACCGCACCTTCTATTCGTTGAGCCCCGTGCCGCCCGAGGAGGCCTCGCGCTTCGTGGAGGACGTGGAGCGCCTGCATGCCTCTGTCCCAGGGGTGGCGGCATGAAGAACCTGCGCGCCTTCCTCTTCTTTGGAGTCCTCATCGCCGTGGCGGCGGCCCTGGGACTGGCGGCGGGGCAGACTCCGCCCGAGTCTACCGTTCCTTCCGTGGAGAACCCCGGCGCGCTGGGCTTGCGCGCGCTCTACCTCTATCTCCAGGAAGGCGGCGCCACGGTGGACGCGCACCGTGACTCCCTGGAGAACCTGCCCCCCTCCGCGCGCACCGTCGTCATCGCCGCGCCTCAGGCCCGGCCCGTGTCATCGGCGGAGGTGGAGGCGCTGGAGCGCTTCATTCAAGGAGGGGGCACGCTCGTCTTCCTCACCTCTCGGGAGAAGGACAAGGGACAGCCCGCGCTGGAGCAGTGGCTGGAGCTGAAGCAGGACTCCCTGCTGGGCACGAACGCCAAAGGCTTGCCCGAGGGCGAACAGGACATCGGCGGCACCACCGTGGAACTCTGGCTGCCGGCGGGCGCGGCGCGAGGACTCAGCCGCTTCCGGGTGTCTCGTGACCGGGGCATCACCC
This window contains:
- a CDS encoding thiamine phosphate synthase, which gives rise to MPTPPRLVVITDWRLPRQRLLAALDQALAAGPEVAVQHRHPDAPVRTFLEEARLLAALCRARGNSLFVNGRLDVALLVDAHLHLPVNSFRVEDVRPLLPPGRLVSVAVHDAAEARLAQGADLALVSPVYAPGSKPGDTRPALGPEGFQALAAALPCPALALGGITPERAARVPGAHGFAVISSVLEAEDPAAVARALLR
- a CDS encoding thiazole synthase, with product MSIQDTPFTLAGVTFQSRLIVGTGKYPSHEVMKQCHEASGAEMVTVAVRRLDLKARGEASLMNWIDTSRMRLLPNTALCYTAEDAVRTCRLAEELGMSKWVKLEVLGDEKTLYPDVEETLKAARILVKEGFTVLPYTTDDPITARKLEDIGCAAVMPLAAPIGSGLGIRNPHNIRLIRETVKVPVIVDAGVGTASDAAIAMELGIDAVLMNTAIAGAKEPVRMAVAMRKAVEAGREAFLAGRIPRKAYGSASSPLQGLVE
- the thiS gene encoding sulfur carrier protein ThiS, whose amino-acid sequence is MQVWVNGEARELPEGTTLSALLELLRVGGKGVAVEVNAEVVRKALHAEHRLQPEDRVEIVTFVGGG
- a CDS encoding DUF4129 domain-containing protein translates to MLPLALPLLLAAVPCADVESDRQLLEQTAQTRPAELPTIVDGLETRAGGMPLRPPGDVSVEKLASDVSARLREACSLQEAAAREQAALPESEPARLRAILDRPEFAQARKRNTDLLQRLMRQLDAWLDGFFQSRGAQSFAVATRAVVLGLALAVVLWVALRLRRWRRPSLAQAPGAVGTSTALALDSPGEHLRRARESLSQDTREAIRQGLLALLSTLEERQLARPDRVKTNRELAAELPGRGAPAPLVQEVERLVRWYDRTFYSLSPVPPEEASRFVEDVERLHASVPGVAA